The following are encoded together in the Glycine max cultivar Williams 82 chromosome 8, Glycine_max_v4.0, whole genome shotgun sequence genome:
- the LOC100818844 gene encoding mitochondrial import inner membrane translocase subunit Tim13 — translation MDSFSNQSRGSSSQLSAQDLKNQLKNQLAIEYAQQFLETVGRKCFEKCVTKPGSSLGGSESSCISRCVDRYIEATGIISKALFSSQ, via the exons ATGGATTCGTTCTCAAATCAATCGAGAGGGTCGTCGAGCCAATTATCTGCTCAGGATCTCAAAAACCAGTTGAAGAACCAACTTGCCATTGAGTATGCTCAACAATTTCTTGAG ACAGTGGGAAGAAAGTGTTTTGAGAAGTGTGTTACAAAACCAGGTTCAAGCCTCGGTGGGAGTGAAAGCAGTTGCATCTCTAGGTGCGTAGATCGATATATTGAAGCCACAGGCATAATTAGCAAAGCGTTATTTAGTTCACAATGA